In Macaca nemestrina isolate mMacNem1 chromosome 9, mMacNem.hap1, whole genome shotgun sequence, a single genomic region encodes these proteins:
- the LOC105478332 gene encoding cytosolic purine 5'-nucleotidase isoform X6 — MSYRSMFQDVRDAVDWVHYKGSLKEKTVENLEKYVVKDGKLPLLLSRMKEVGKVFLATNSDYKYTDKIMTYLFDFPHGPKPGSSHRPWQSYFDLILVDARKPLFFGEGTVLRQVDTKTGKLKIGTYTGPLQHGIVYSGGSSDTICDLLGAKGKDILYIGDHIFGDILKSKKRQGWRTFLVIPELAQELHVWTDKSSLFEELQSLDIFLAELYKHLDSSSNERPDISSIQRRIKKVTHDMDMCYGMMGSLFRSGSRQTLFASQVMRYADLYAASFINLLYYPFSYLFRAAHVLMPHESTVEHTHVDINEMESPLATRNRTSVDFKDTDYKRHQLTRSISEIKPPNLFPLAPQEITHCHDEDDDEEEEEEEE, encoded by the exons ATGTCCTACCGGAGTATGTTCCAGGATGTAAGAGATGCTGTTGACTGGGTTCATTACAAG GGCTCCCTTAAGGAAAAGACAGTTGAAAATCTTGAGAAGTATGTAGTCAAAGAT GGAAAACTGCCTTTGCTTCTGAGCCGGATGAAGGAAGTAGGGAAAGTATTTCTTGCTACCAACAGTGACTATAAATATACAGAT aaaattaTGACTTACCTGTTTGACTTCCCACATGGCCCCAAG CCTGGGAGCTCCCATCGACCATGGCAGTCCTACTTTGACCTGATCTTGGTGGATGCACGGAAACCACTCTTTTTTGGAGAAGGCACAGTACTGCGTCAAGTGGATACT AAAACTGGCAAGCTGAAAATTGGTACCTACACAGGCCCCCTACAGCATGGTATCGTCTACTCAGGAG GTTCTTCTGATACGATCTGTGATCTGCTGGGAGCCAAGGGAAAAGACATTTTGTATATTGGAGATCACATTTTTGgggacattttaaaatcaaagaaacGGCAAGGGTGGCGAACTTTTTTGGTGATTCCCGAACTTGCACAGGAGCTGCATGTCTGGACCGACAAGAGTT CACTTTTCGAAGAACTTCAGAGCTTGGATATTTTCTTGGCTGAACTCTACAA gCACCTTGACAGCAGTAGCAATGAGCGTCCAGACATTAGTTCCATCCAGAGACGTATTAAG AAAGTAACTCATGACATGGACATGTGCTATGGGATGATGGGAAGCCTGTTTCGCAGTGGCTCCCGGCAGACCCTTTTTGCCAGTCAAGTGATGCGTTACGCTGACCTCTATGCAGCATCTTTCATCAACCTGCTGTATTACCCATTCAGCTACCTCTTCAGGGCTGCCCATGTCTTG ATGCCTCATGAATCAACGGTGGAGCACACACACGTAGATAtcaatgagatggagtctcctcttGCCACCCGGAACCGCACATCAGTGGATTTCAAAGACACTGACTACAAGCGGCACCAGCTGACACGGTCAATTAGTGAGATTAAACCTCCCAACCTCTTCCCACTGGCCCCCCAGGAAATTACACACTGccatgatgaagatgatgatgaagaggaggaggaggaggaagaataa